A genome region from Akkermansiaceae bacterium includes the following:
- a CDS encoding PEP-CTERM sorting domain-containing protein has translation MKKAFIPSLILAASAMSSSAAITLVAGWDNFDDVLNATPTHLSGGTTATLTSAATGGNWDDWNNTTGHGSSDDGTFGSLSSFIAAASTVGGTASNQGTNLSLNRSRKPGTLTFNLTNTSGLDRTMDGFYFDAAGRFAESAKEWTLSFSGAISGSDATGTLTQGNLNGISAADRDKYVDLTGLTDNVWEAGQAAIFTLVFGPGPASTSTGGGQETVVDNIGITANVVPEPSSLSLLGLGICGLLLRRRK, from the coding sequence ATGAAGAAAGCATTCATCCCATCCCTGATCCTGGCCGCAAGCGCCATGTCCTCCTCAGCCGCCATCACCCTCGTCGCCGGCTGGGATAACTTCGATGATGTTCTCAATGCCACGCCGACTCACCTGAGTGGCGGCACCACTGCTACCCTCACATCCGCTGCGACGGGCGGCAATTGGGACGATTGGAACAATACCACCGGGCACGGTTCGAGTGATGACGGCACCTTCGGAAGCTTGAGCTCATTCATTGCAGCCGCTTCTACGGTTGGCGGCACAGCCAGCAACCAGGGCACAAACCTCAGCCTGAACCGCAGTCGCAAGCCAGGCACCCTCACTTTCAACCTGACCAACACATCGGGTTTAGACCGAACCATGGACGGGTTCTATTTCGACGCTGCCGGGCGATTCGCAGAATCGGCCAAGGAGTGGACGCTCTCGTTCAGCGGTGCGATTTCCGGCAGCGATGCCACCGGCACGCTGACGCAAGGCAACCTCAACGGCATATCAGCGGCTGATCGCGATAAGTACGTGGATCTGACCGGATTGACAGACAATGTATGGGAGGCCGGACAAGCAGCGATCTTCACCCTTGTTTTCGGCCCCGGCCCGGCCAGCACTAGCACCGGAGGGGGTCAGGAAACGGTGGTCGACAACATCGGCATCACCGCCAATGTCGTCCCCGAGCCATCCAGCCTCTCTCTGCTCGGCCTCGGGATCTGCGGCCTCCTGCTCCGCCGCAGGAAGTGA
- a CDS encoding class I SAM-dependent RNA methyltransferase, with the protein MHQRPPKKFVPKPFTYHQEIDLRIDSLTNLGAGVGRVDGWVVFVPYALPGELVRTRIFRNDKNHSQGDLVEVLEKSPDRVEPGCALFGTCGGCQYQHLSYEKQLAWKTRQIRELLKHMAGEEREVNPCASSEQIWNYRSKITPHFEKPVDGVVKEIGFLKVGRRMEILDVPSCPIAMKEINDALPGVHADLRANGRRFKRGATILLRATQGRVERDPKAIAREEIAGVKFDFVAGEFFQNNPFILEKFTGYVGEKALEGGARYLVDAYCGAGLFGLCLAGRFQKVMGVEVNEAGAKWAANNVALNGFGNVSILQADAEEIFAQIDTPAEQTAVIIDPPRKGSTPEFLAQLVAYGPERVIYVSCDPATQVRDYKILRESGYALEEVQPFDLFPHTRHVECVMVMVKHPPSHGEYAT; encoded by the coding sequence ATGCACCAGCGCCCGCCGAAAAAGTTCGTCCCGAAGCCTTTCACCTACCATCAGGAAATTGATCTGCGCATCGACTCGCTGACGAATCTCGGCGCGGGCGTAGGCCGTGTGGACGGCTGGGTGGTGTTCGTGCCCTATGCGCTGCCGGGGGAGCTGGTGCGGACCCGGATTTTCCGAAACGACAAGAACCACTCGCAGGGCGACCTCGTGGAAGTCTTGGAAAAATCCCCGGATCGGGTGGAGCCGGGCTGCGCGTTGTTCGGGACATGCGGAGGCTGCCAGTACCAGCACCTTTCCTACGAAAAGCAGCTTGCCTGGAAAACCCGCCAGATCCGCGAACTGCTGAAGCACATGGCCGGCGAGGAGCGCGAGGTGAACCCCTGCGCCAGCTCGGAGCAGATCTGGAACTACCGGTCCAAGATCACCCCGCACTTCGAGAAACCCGTGGACGGCGTGGTGAAGGAGATCGGTTTCCTCAAGGTGGGGCGGCGCATGGAAATCCTGGACGTCCCGAGCTGCCCGATCGCGATGAAGGAGATCAACGACGCGCTCCCCGGGGTGCACGCGGATCTCCGCGCGAACGGACGGCGCTTCAAGCGCGGCGCGACGATACTCCTGCGCGCCACCCAAGGCCGCGTCGAGCGCGATCCGAAGGCCATCGCCCGCGAGGAGATCGCCGGCGTGAAGTTCGATTTCGTGGCCGGCGAGTTTTTCCAGAACAACCCGTTCATCCTGGAAAAGTTCACCGGATACGTCGGCGAAAAGGCGCTGGAAGGCGGAGCCCGCTATCTGGTGGATGCCTATTGCGGTGCGGGTCTGTTCGGGCTCTGCCTCGCGGGGCGCTTCCAGAAAGTCATGGGCGTGGAGGTGAACGAGGCGGGCGCGAAATGGGCGGCGAACAACGTCGCACTCAACGGTTTCGGCAACGTCAGCATCCTGCAGGCGGACGCAGAGGAGATTTTCGCGCAAATCGACACCCCGGCAGAACAGACGGCGGTCATCATCGACCCGCCGAGAAAAGGCAGCACGCCGGAATTCCTCGCCCAGCTCGTCGCCTACGGGCCGGAAAGGGTGATCTATGTTTCCTGTGATCCGGCGACGCAGGTGCGGGATTACAAGATTCTGCGGGAGTCCGGATACGCGCTTGAAGAAGTGCAGCCTTTCGATCTTTTCCCCCACACCCGCCACGTGGAGTGCGTGATGGTAATGGTGAAGCACCCGCCTTCACATGGTGAATACGCCACTTGA
- a CDS encoding S8 family serine peptidase codes for MKKSNNPRRAPYIIAAIALIVCGIILTGNALKRTSADSASFPAKGEAEAPAKAGDEIAAASKKERQAEEKIRFKNQDDGMPLELSMSEVALIDANGKDRITRLNPPATPATLAARIAELDAPMGVLPVAYVEGERETSTARRLVTSDMRVKMPQEQAQAFARRHGLEVKELPSYAPEWVIFSAARPMDALAKIDGVRSDTSVASADVLLAVQQNPRALPNDPLVGTQWHIKSSSGAAAGTDVNIENVWKYGEAGGLKGTGIKIGIVDDGLQHTHPDLAANADTANDRDWNGNDNDPSPEAGDSHGTACAGVAGARGNNGVGVTGTAPEASLVGLRLISAPSTDLQESQAMSHLPNLIQISSNSWGPPDSGIGLDKPGPLTIAAFKNAATTGRNGLGTIFLWAGGNGAESEDNSNYDSYANSIYTIAIGATDSLGNRAGYAEPGANLVVCAPSSGRGNTLGIVTTDVTGGEGYDPGSYTNDFGGTSSATPAAAGVVALMLEANPNLGWRDVQAILIRSAKKIDPADVDWVDNAAGLHFNHNFGAGLIDAEAAVALARTWTNLGTQVNAVSRMPGGAVAIPNNSSTGASVTFSMPNSFITTEHVTVRLSINHTARGDLEIFLTSPSGTVSRLAERRSDTNDNYTDYTLSTVRNWGENSSGDWVLKIADRRSGANTTGGSLTFAELTVFGVSAPPTNPPPSVVITSPANGAVFSPGVGYSVNVDATDFDIDGAADTVTKVELFENNVLVGTATSFPYVFARNPANGFYAYTAKATDPDGLIGESQPVFVTVKNQTPAIASVTLNAATQAYDDLPLTVTAVSVSDPENDPITLAYKWEFSTDEDNFTDSGITTASVPANPSNSGKLWRCSITATDGNTTSPPFITGNVNLLDRPLANAVRPGTPYTYQSGLVLRGDTLTVNGQAIIHEFSQGPGGGTSEWIEILTLKEGSLAGWSLADQSGNALLFAPGLWNDVPAGTLIVVYNGVSPKDPLIPGDSTDLASGKVIVSSTNTDLFTAASKWPTLDNIGDAIVLKNGVGVDIHKISYGNSFFTQPNVGRVSASEAAYFAGQTEAGANLAGEWLTTSGAVARTISGTRSTSAEKSIFPAAVFTNGRYLQDFDVEPGAEGYLFPTGWSSFSTNLASTQTINFDELSLLRNAGTGGAPYNFGSRIGMLAGSVSGGAVRFDPGFIALALDNTRGLTGLQISYDIVKVSEQPKSMQMNLEYTTGNPANTGSKWIAVPGASYTSGSTPTGTVQRFNNVNLPAVFTDRESPIYLRWYYKTATNNSGAGFPDALAIDNLIISSDSSPNIYLTLALAPSTISETDGENASTGTVTINQPVSYDLTVNVSSSDITEAAVPASIVIPAGQVSGTFPIRAVDDLFSDGVQRPTITLSATGFLNVSQVITVTDNEPVLIGVTPGFPNNPGNSNFVDRLRNDRFYEAPEYFIAASTPLPAGLSIDRQTGLISGTISPTAALGTYNVIIEIRNVLGGFSSQNIVIEVSDVIFSSYSQWIGQYPGINQSVTGNSDLDDLPNLVEYVLNSRPDIMERPSPVVSSLENGAISITYTVSKDVTDVTLVAEWSPTMLPGSWQTAGILNEILEDGVNTRKMRSSVTVDPANPAKFMRLKAVAPTPP; via the coding sequence ATGAAGAAGTCAAATAACCCACGGCGCGCGCCCTACATCATCGCTGCCATCGCACTGATTGTCTGCGGAATCATCCTAACAGGAAATGCCCTGAAAAGGACATCCGCGGATTCCGCATCATTTCCTGCGAAGGGTGAGGCAGAGGCACCCGCAAAGGCCGGCGATGAGATCGCTGCGGCCTCCAAAAAGGAACGCCAGGCCGAGGAGAAAATCCGTTTCAAGAACCAGGATGACGGGATGCCGCTGGAGCTTTCGATGAGCGAGGTCGCCCTGATCGATGCGAACGGCAAGGATCGCATCACCAGGCTCAATCCCCCGGCAACTCCCGCCACCCTCGCCGCTCGCATCGCGGAGCTTGATGCACCCATGGGCGTCCTGCCCGTCGCCTATGTTGAGGGCGAGCGTGAAACCTCCACCGCCCGCCGCCTCGTCACCAGCGATATGCGGGTGAAAATGCCCCAGGAGCAGGCGCAGGCCTTCGCCCGCAGGCACGGCCTGGAGGTCAAGGAACTGCCCTCTTACGCCCCGGAATGGGTGATCTTTTCCGCCGCCCGCCCCATGGATGCCCTGGCCAAGATCGATGGCGTCCGCAGCGATACCTCCGTCGCCTCGGCGGATGTCCTGCTCGCAGTGCAGCAGAACCCAAGGGCTTTGCCCAACGATCCCCTCGTCGGCACCCAATGGCACATCAAGTCCAGCAGCGGTGCCGCGGCGGGAACCGATGTGAACATCGAGAACGTCTGGAAATACGGCGAGGCCGGCGGCCTCAAGGGAACCGGGATCAAGATCGGCATCGTCGATGACGGACTCCAGCACACGCACCCGGATCTGGCCGCAAACGCGGATACCGCCAACGACAGGGACTGGAACGGAAATGACAACGATCCAAGCCCCGAAGCGGGGGACAGCCACGGCACGGCCTGCGCGGGCGTCGCCGGCGCAAGGGGCAACAACGGCGTCGGCGTCACCGGAACCGCTCCGGAAGCCTCGCTCGTGGGCCTCCGCCTCATCTCCGCCCCCAGCACCGACTTGCAGGAATCCCAGGCAATGAGCCATCTTCCCAACCTCATCCAGATCTCAAGCAACAGCTGGGGGCCACCGGATTCCGGCATCGGGCTGGACAAGCCCGGCCCGCTCACCATCGCCGCCTTCAAGAACGCCGCCACCACCGGCCGCAACGGCCTCGGAACCATCTTCCTCTGGGCCGGCGGCAACGGCGCCGAAAGCGAGGACAACTCCAACTACGACAGCTACGCAAACTCGATCTACACCATCGCGATCGGAGCCACCGATTCGCTGGGCAACCGAGCCGGCTATGCCGAGCCGGGCGCCAACCTCGTCGTCTGCGCGCCTTCCTCCGGCCGCGGCAACACGCTCGGCATCGTCACGACCGACGTGACCGGAGGGGAAGGCTACGATCCGGGCAGCTACACCAACGATTTCGGCGGCACCTCTTCCGCCACCCCCGCCGCCGCCGGCGTCGTCGCACTCATGCTTGAGGCCAACCCAAACCTCGGCTGGCGCGATGTTCAGGCAATCCTCATCCGCTCCGCAAAAAAAATCGACCCCGCCGATGTGGACTGGGTGGACAACGCGGCCGGCCTGCACTTCAACCACAACTTCGGCGCCGGCCTGATCGATGCGGAAGCCGCCGTCGCCCTCGCCCGCACCTGGACGAACCTTGGCACACAGGTCAACGCGGTTTCCAGGATGCCCGGCGGTGCCGTCGCGATCCCGAACAACTCCTCCACCGGAGCCAGCGTCACCTTCTCCATGCCGAATTCCTTCATCACCACCGAGCATGTGACTGTCCGCCTTTCGATCAACCACACGGCGCGCGGCGATCTCGAGATCTTCCTGACCTCGCCCTCCGGCACCGTCAGCCGCCTCGCCGAGCGCCGCAGCGACACGAACGACAACTACACCGACTACACCCTCAGCACCGTCCGCAACTGGGGGGAAAACTCCTCCGGTGACTGGGTGCTGAAAATCGCGGACCGCAGGAGCGGAGCCAACACCACGGGCGGCTCCCTCACCTTCGCCGAGCTCACCGTCTTCGGGGTCTCCGCCCCGCCGACCAACCCGCCCCCGTCCGTCGTCATCACCAGCCCCGCGAACGGAGCGGTCTTCAGCCCGGGCGTTGGGTATTCCGTCAACGTCGATGCCACGGACTTCGACATCGACGGAGCCGCAGACACGGTCACGAAGGTCGAGCTCTTCGAGAACAATGTCCTCGTGGGTACCGCGACCTCCTTTCCATATGTCTTTGCCCGCAACCCCGCCAACGGCTTCTACGCCTACACCGCCAAGGCCACCGATCCGGACGGCCTGATCGGCGAGTCCCAGCCCGTCTTTGTCACTGTGAAAAACCAGACGCCTGCCATCGCATCCGTCACCCTCAACGCTGCCACGCAGGCTTACGACGACCTTCCGCTCACCGTGACCGCAGTCAGCGTTTCCGATCCCGAGAACGACCCCATCACCCTCGCCTACAAATGGGAGTTCAGCACGGACGAGGATAATTTCACGGACTCCGGCATCACCACCGCATCGGTTCCGGCGAACCCCTCGAACAGCGGCAAGCTCTGGCGCTGCTCCATCACCGCCACGGACGGCAACACCACAAGCCCCCCCTTCATCACCGGCAACGTCAATCTGCTTGACCGCCCCCTCGCCAATGCGGTGCGCCCCGGAACCCCCTACACCTACCAGAGCGGCCTCGTCCTCAGGGGCGACACCCTCACCGTCAACGGGCAGGCCATCATCCATGAGTTCAGCCAAGGCCCCGGCGGCGGCACTTCCGAGTGGATCGAGATCCTCACCCTCAAGGAGGGCAGCCTCGCCGGTTGGTCCCTTGCCGACCAGTCCGGCAACGCTCTCCTTTTCGCCCCCGGCCTGTGGAACGACGTTCCCGCTGGCACACTGATCGTGGTTTACAACGGCGTTTCCCCAAAAGACCCCCTGATCCCCGGTGACAGCACGGACCTGGCCAGCGGCAAGGTCATCGTCTCCAGCACAAACACGGATCTCTTCACCGCAGCCTCCAAATGGCCGACCCTCGACAACATCGGCGATGCCATCGTGCTCAAAAACGGGGTGGGCGTTGACATCCACAAGATCTCCTACGGGAATTCCTTCTTCACACAGCCAAATGTCGGGCGGGTTTCCGCCAGCGAGGCGGCCTACTTTGCCGGGCAGACGGAAGCCGGCGCAAACCTCGCGGGCGAATGGCTGACAACTTCCGGAGCCGTAGCCCGCACCATTTCCGGCACGCGCTCCACCTCGGCCGAAAAAAGCATTTTCCCGGCCGCAGTTTTCACCAACGGCCGCTATCTTCAGGACTTCGACGTGGAGCCCGGCGCCGAAGGGTACCTTTTCCCCACCGGATGGTCGTCCTTCTCCACGAACCTCGCCAGCACGCAGACCATCAACTTCGATGAACTCTCCCTTCTCCGGAACGCCGGCACCGGCGGCGCGCCCTACAACTTCGGCTCGCGCATCGGCATGCTCGCCGGTAGCGTCTCCGGCGGCGCGGTGCGCTTCGATCCGGGCTTCATCGCGCTGGCACTCGACAACACCCGGGGTCTCACCGGGCTGCAGATCAGCTACGATATCGTGAAGGTCTCCGAGCAGCCGAAGTCGATGCAGATGAACCTCGAATACACCACCGGGAACCCCGCCAACACCGGTTCCAAATGGATAGCGGTGCCGGGGGCCTCATACACCTCCGGCTCCACACCCACCGGCACCGTCCAGAGGTTCAACAACGTCAACCTTCCCGCTGTTTTCACCGACCGCGAGTCCCCCATCTACCTCCGCTGGTACTACAAGACCGCCACCAACAACAGCGGCGCAGGCTTCCCCGACGCCCTCGCCATCGACAACCTCATCATCTCCTCGGACTCCTCCCCGAACATCTACCTGACACTCGCCCTCGCCCCTTCCACCATCTCGGAAACGGACGGTGAAAACGCCTCCACCGGCACGGTCACCATCAACCAGCCCGTTTCCTACGATCTGACGGTGAACGTCTCCTCCTCGGACATCACCGAGGCCGCCGTCCCCGCATCCATCGTCATCCCCGCAGGCCAGGTGAGCGGCACTTTCCCGATCCGCGCCGTCGATGACTTGTTCTCCGATGGAGTCCAGCGCCCCACCATCACGCTCTCGGCCACGGGCTTCCTCAACGTCTCGCAGGTGATCACCGTCACCGACAACGAACCCGTCCTCATCGGCGTCACCCCGGGCTTCCCCAACAACCCCGGGAACAGCAACTTCGTCGACCGCCTCCGCAACGACAGGTTCTACGAGGCTCCCGAATACTTCATCGCCGCATCCACACCGCTCCCGGCCGGGCTTTCCATCGACAGGCAGACGGGTCTGATTTCCGGGACAATCTCGCCGACGGCCGCCCTCGGCACGTACAACGTCATCATCGAGATCCGCAATGTCCTTGGAGGCTTTTCCTCACAGAACATCGTTATCGAAGTGTCCGACGTCATCTTCAGCAGCTATTCGCAATGGATTGGCCAATATCCGGGCATCAACCAATCCGTCACCGGAAACAGCGATCTCGACGATCTTCCCAACCTTGTGGAATACGTGCTGAACAGCCGCCCTGACATCATGGAGCGGCCCTCTCCGGTGGTCAGTTCCCTTGAGAACGGCGCCATCTCGATCACCTACACGGTGTCAAAGGATGTGACCGATGTCACCCTTGTCGCCGAGTGGTCGCCCACGATGCTGCCCGGTTCATGGCAAACGGCGGGCATTCTCAACGAAATCCTCGAGGATGGCGTGAACACCCGGAAAATGAGGTCTTCCGTAACGGTAGATCCGGCCAATCCGGCCAAGTTCATGCGCCTCAAGGCCGTGGCGCCGACGCCGCCGTGA